ACGGCCAGGACGGCGACGCCTACGGCCTGCGCGCTAACGCCCAATGGCAATCGACCCCGAATCAACAATGGCGCTTTGAAACCTTTCGCGACACCAAAACGACGAATCAGCCGACGCGGCTGGAAAATACCGGCCTCGGCCTTTTCTACACCTGGCGCTACGGAATATGGCGCTTACAGGCCGACTATCGCTTTATCCTTGAAAAACAACCCCTGGTCGGCCAGGAAAAAACCTTGAACTCCCTGAACCTGGCATTACGGCGGACTTTGTATTGAAAACGACTATGACCAAAATCAAGCGACTCACAGATCACCACCGGCCCTGGGTTTGGGCTCTGCTCTTGATCGTTCTGCTCTTGGGCGGCTGCCTGATGACACCGTCGGCGCGTCCCCCTTTACCGCAGCTGATCTGGCCGGAGCCACCGGAAATCCCCCGCATCACCTTGATCAATATCGTCCACGGGCCCGCGGATCTCGGTATTCGTCCTGGGCTGCTGCGGCGGGCCTGGAGCGCGCTGGCCGGACACAGTGCCCCGGAAATCCAGTCGCCGCACGGCCTGAGCCTCGATGCTTCGGGACGACTCTACGTCGTCGACAAGGTGCTGCGTCAGGTGCATGTCTTTGACCAACAGGGGCAGCGCTATCAAACGATCCCGACCGCAGGCAGCCAACTGCTCACGCCGATCGATGTCGCCATCGACGACCAACGGGGCCGGATCTTTGTCAGTGACCCCGGCGCCGGAGCGGTGCACATCTTTAGCCGCGATGGTCAACCGGTCGGGGAGATCCGGCGCGGATTGATCGGCAGACCGACCGGCCTGGCGATTAACAGCAGCCGTGATGAATTGCTGGTCATCGATTCGGCGCATGCCTCCCTGGTTCGCTTTTCCCTGGCTGATCTGGAGCCACGGCAAGTGATCGGCCACCTCGGCGAAGGAGAAGGCCTCTTCAACGCGCCGACAGCCGTGACGATTGGGCGAGATGGCCGCATCTATG
This window of the Desulfuromonadaceae bacterium genome carries:
- a CDS encoding 6-bladed beta-propeller, which translates into the protein MTKIKRLTDHHRPWVWALLLIVLLLGGCLMTPSARPPLPQLIWPEPPEIPRITLINIVHGPADLGIRPGLLRRAWSALAGHSAPEIQSPHGLSLDASGRLYVVDKVLRQVHVFDQQGQRYQTIPTAGSQLLTPIDVAIDDQRGRIFVSDPGAGAVHIFSRDGQPVGEIRRGLIGRPTGLAINSSRDELLVIDSAHASLVRFSLADLEPRQVIGHLGEGEGLFNAPTAVTIGRDGRIYVVDTLNHRVQILTAEGVFVGTFGAAGDGPGYFSRPKAVAIDRQGNIHVVDALFDNIQVFDAAGRLLMAYGGPGYDPGRFWLPAGIASNGKGKIYVADTYNRRVQIFQFLEEGELPE